CACCGTCAGTACCGACCACACCGGAATCCGAAGGCCCGTCGCCGAGGGCTCGCGCGGGGACGGACAAGGACCGGCCGCGGCCGACAGGTCCTGCCGACGCCACAGCGGCGGGCAAGGCGGGCGGACCATCACCCCTACGGGGCGGACCCGCACCCGTACCTGCTAGACCCGCACCCATACCGGGCGGACCGCCGCCCGCGCCGCCCGGACTGATCGATTTCGCACCTGACGATCCCGCGCCGATCCGTACCGCGACCCTGTGGGCGGCCCTGGCCACCGGCCTGCTCAGCATGTTCCTGCTGGGCGACGGGCTGGCGGTCAACCTGGTCTTCGTCGCCGTGCCCGCCACGCTCGCCGTGTACTTCGCGGGCCGCCGGGCGGGCCGCCGTCCTCGCCCGTGGGCCCTCGTCTGGGGCGTCGGCGGGCTGGCTCTGCTGACCGTGCCCGCGCTGCGAGCCGCCGAGTGGCCCTCGTTCCTGGCCGTCGTCACCGCCTTCGCGGTGGGTTCGCTCGCCCTGCACGGCGGCCGCACCTGGCCGGCCGTTCTGCTCGGACCCGTCGGTGTCTTCACCTCGCTGGTCACCGGGGCGGCCTGGGCGTGGCAGGGCCTGCGCGAGCGGCTGGGAGGCGACCGGAGCCGTCTGGCACCCCTGCTGAGGGCGCTTGTCGTGGCCGCGGCCCTCCTCTTCGTCTTCGGCGCGCTGTTCGCCGGGGCCGACGCGGCCTTCGCCGATCTGCTCGGCGCTCTGGTGCCCGACGTCTCCGTGAACGACGGGCCCTGGAGGATCCTGCTGCTCGCACTGGGCCTGTTCGGGACCCTCGCGGCGGCCCGTACGGCGGCCGCACCGGCCAGGTGGGACCGCATCCAGGTGCCGGCGGTGCGTGCCCGCGGGCGCGTCGAGTGGGCGCTGCCCCTGGTCGGACTCGTCGGGCTCTTCGCCGTCTTCAACGCCGTCCAGCTCGCCGTGCTCTTCGGTGGCTACGACGCGGTCCTGAAGGAGACCGGCCAGACCTACGCCCAGTACGCGCGCCAGGGTTTCTGGCAGTTGCTCATGGCCACGCTGCTCACCCTGCTGGTCATCGTGGTCGCCCTGCGCTGGGCGCCCCGCACCCGGTCGAGTGACAGGACGCTCGTGCGCGGGGTACTGGGGACGCTGTGCGCGCTGGCGCTCGTCGTCGTGGCGTCCGCGGTGCGGCGTATGGACATGTATATGGAGGCCTACGGGCTGACGCGGCTGAGGATCTCGGTGCTGACCATGGAGCTCTGGCTCGGCCTGGTCATCGTGCTCATCATGGCCGCCGGTGTGTGGGGCGCCCGATGGCTGCCGCGTGCCGTCGCGGCCAGTGCGGCCGCCGTGGTGCTCGCGTTCGGGCTGGTGTCGCCGGACGGGCTGATCGCCGAGCGCAACGTCGAGCGGTACGAGACCACGGGCCGCTTCGACCTGCCCTACGCGCGCGGGCTGTCCGCCGACGCGGTGCCCGCCCTGGACCGGCTGGAGGAGCCCATGCGGTCGTGCGCGCTGTGGGACATCAAGGAGGAGCTGGACGAGCGGCAGCACGTTCCCTGGTACGCCACGAGCTGGGGCGAGGCCGAGGCCAGGCGCATCCTGGAGGAGCGTCCGCCGGTGGGGGACGCGAGTGGACCGGAGTGCGGTGAGCCGGGTCCGGAGTTCTACCGCTGAGAGTCGTCGCGGCCCACGCACGGCCGGACCGCGCCCTGGACTGGCGTGGACCAGGGCGCGGTCCGGCCGATGTGCGGCCACTTCCGTGATCGTCCCGTCAGCCTCCGGCGGTGGGTCCTGCCGTGCCGGAGAGGGCTTCCAGATCGCTCTTGCGGACCCTGATCACCAGGACGGCGGTGGCCAGGGCGAGTACGGCCATCGCGACAGCCGGTATGAAAGCCGTCGAGATGCCCTGGGAGAGCACCTCATGGCTCCAGGGAGCCGGCAACTGCTGGGTCTTTGCGAACTCGGCCTTCTGCGCGTCGGTGGCCTGGGCCATGAAGAGCTGGACCTGCTTCTCCGCCTCGTCACGACTGGCCGTACCGAAGACCGTCGTGAGGATGGACAGGCCGAGCGAGCCGCCCACCTGCTGCGTCACGTTGAGCAGACCGGACGCCGCGCCCGCCTCGTGGGGTGCGACCCCCGACACGGCGGTCAGGGTGAGGGTCACGAAGTTCAGGCCCATGCCGAAGCCGAACATCACCATCGGACCGAGCACGCCGCTGACGTAGGAACTGTCGGGGCTGATGAAGGTCTGCCAGGTCAGGCCGAGCACCACGAGCGTGGAGCCGACCACCATGAACGGCTTGGGGCCGAGCACAGGCAGGAACCGTTGTGACAGACCGGCGCCGGTGACGATCGCGACGGTCACCGGGAGGAAGGCCAGACCGGCCTCGATCGGGGTGTAGCGCAGCACGTTCTGCACGAACAGCACGATGAAGAAGAACATCCCGAACATCGCCGCCGCGAGACTCAGCATGATCACGTACGTGCCCGAGCGGTTGCGGTCGGTGAACATCCGCAGCGGGGTGATGGGCTCCCGCGCGCGCCTCTCGATGAGGCCGAACGCCAGCAGCAGGACCATCGCCGCCGCGAAGGAACCGATGGTCAGGCCGTCGCGCCAGCCCTCCTCCGCCGCGCGGATGAACCCGTAGACGAGCGAGGCCATACCGGCGGTCGAGGTGAGCGCGCCCGCGATGTCGAACCGTCCCGGGTGCCGCTCGGACTCACTGATGTACATCGGGGTGAGGACGGCGATCAGCACACCGATGGGCACGTTGACGAACAGCACCCACCTCCAGTCGAGCCACTCGGTGAGCATGCCGCCCGCGAGCAGACCGATGGCGCCGCCACCGGCGGAGACGGCGGCGAAAACGCCGAACGCGCGGTTCCGCTCCGGTCCCTCCGGGAACGTCGTCGTGATGAGCGCCAGCGAGGTCGGCGACGCGATCGCTCCACCGACGCCCTGCAGGGCTCGGGCCGCGAGGAGTTGCCAGGGTTCCTGGGCGAGCCCGCCGAGCAGCGAGGCGAGGGTGAAGACCAGGATTCCGGTCATGAACACCCGGCGTCGGCCGAGGATGTCACCGGCCCGGCCGCCCAGGAGCAGCAGACCGCCGAAGGTCAGCGTGTAGGCGCTGACCACCCATGTCAGGTCGGTGGTGCTGAACTTGAGCGCGTCTTGAATGTGCGGGAGGGCGATGTTCACAATCGTCGCGTCGAGTACCACCATGAGTTGGCAGGCCGCGATGACGGTGAGTGCGATGCCGGGGCGCCCCTCCCGGCGGGCGGCTCCCGGCTTCTGATCCTTAATCAACGGAGAGGTTGTCACTATGGGTCCCCCACAAGTGCCTTAGTGAACGCTCGCGTTCACTGACGCGTCCACGGTAGTGAGTCCCCCTTAGTGAACGCAAGCGTTCATTGAGTCGCCGCCGGGTCCGCGCGTCGTCCGTCCGCTTCCGCTTTCGGCACCCCCGCCCCCTGGCTCAACGGAGAAACACAGATGGTCACTTCGCGCTGGACGACCGCTCCCGCCCCGACGGTCTCCCCGCGCCGGCGCGGCGCCGTGCTCGAGCGCGCCATCCTCGACGCCGCGCTGGAGCAGCTCAGCACGGTCGG
This genomic stretch from Streptomyces deccanensis harbors:
- a CDS encoding DUF4153 domain-containing protein; the encoded protein is MSDTPSVPTTPESEGPSPRARAGTDKDRPRPTGPADATAAGKAGGPSPLRGGPAPVPARPAPIPGGPPPAPPGLIDFAPDDPAPIRTATLWAALATGLLSMFLLGDGLAVNLVFVAVPATLAVYFAGRRAGRRPRPWALVWGVGGLALLTVPALRAAEWPSFLAVVTAFAVGSLALHGGRTWPAVLLGPVGVFTSLVTGAAWAWQGLRERLGGDRSRLAPLLRALVVAAALLFVFGALFAGADAAFADLLGALVPDVSVNDGPWRILLLALGLFGTLAAARTAAAPARWDRIQVPAVRARGRVEWALPLVGLVGLFAVFNAVQLAVLFGGYDAVLKETGQTYAQYARQGFWQLLMATLLTLLVIVVALRWAPRTRSSDRTLVRGVLGTLCALALVVVASAVRRMDMYMEAYGLTRLRISVLTMELWLGLVIVLIMAAGVWGARWLPRAVAASAAAVVLAFGLVSPDGLIAERNVERYETTGRFDLPYARGLSADAVPALDRLEEPMRSCALWDIKEELDERQHVPWYATSWGEAEARRILEERPPVGDASGPECGEPGPEFYR
- a CDS encoding MFS transporter yields the protein MTTSPLIKDQKPGAARREGRPGIALTVIAACQLMVVLDATIVNIALPHIQDALKFSTTDLTWVVSAYTLTFGGLLLLGGRAGDILGRRRVFMTGILVFTLASLLGGLAQEPWQLLAARALQGVGGAIASPTSLALITTTFPEGPERNRAFGVFAAVSAGGGAIGLLAGGMLTEWLDWRWVLFVNVPIGVLIAVLTPMYISESERHPGRFDIAGALTSTAGMASLVYGFIRAAEEGWRDGLTIGSFAAAMVLLLAFGLIERRAREPITPLRMFTDRNRSGTYVIMLSLAAAMFGMFFFIVLFVQNVLRYTPIEAGLAFLPVTVAIVTGAGLSQRFLPVLGPKPFMVVGSTLVVLGLTWQTFISPDSSYVSGVLGPMVMFGFGMGLNFVTLTLTAVSGVAPHEAGAASGLLNVTQQVGGSLGLSILTTVFGTASRDEAEKQVQLFMAQATDAQKAEFAKTQQLPAPWSHEVLSQGISTAFIPAVAMAVLALATAVLVIRVRKSDLEALSGTAGPTAGG